A window of Streptomyces sp. Je 1-332 genomic DNA:
GGCCCGGCGGGCGCGGACCGCCCGGAAGGTATGAGCGGCCGCCCGGGAGGCCCGGAGAGTCGCTGCCCGGAAGGCGCGCCGGACCGTGCACCGGAAGCACCGCCCGACCCAGCTCCGAAGGCGGCACCCGGCCCTGCTCCGTAAGCACCGCCCGACCCAGCTCCGGAGGCGGTACCCGGCCCTGCTCCGGAAGCACCGCCCGACCCAGCTCCGAAGGCGGCACCCGGCCCTGCTCCGGAAGCACCGCTCGGCCGTGCTCCGAAGGCGGTACCCGGCCCTGCTCCGGAAGCACCGCTCGGCCATGCTCCGAAGGCGGCACCCGGCCCTGCTCCGGAGGGACTACTCGGCCGTGCCCGCGAAGCCGCGGCCGACTGCGGAGCCTCGTCCTCCGCCACGTCCACCCCGAAGTCGCGTGCCACCCCCGCGAGCCCGTCCGCGTACCCCTGGCCGAGTGCCCGCAGCTTCCATCCCGGGCCGCGGCGGTAGATCTCCGCGAGCAGCAGCACCGTCTCGCGGTCGGGGCGCGGCGGTGTGAAACGCGCCACGAGCCGGCCGCCGGGACCGTGCACCTGGAGCGCGATGCCGGGAAGCCGGCCCAGGGGAGTGCCCGGCTCGGCGGGGCTGACGGCCACGGTGACGCGGCTCGCCCCTGCCCGCAGGCACCGCCCGTCGACCGTGACCGTGTCGCCCTGGAGGCGGGCACCGGAGGTGGCGGGCTGGTTGTAGAAGACGAAGTCCTCGTCGCCCGCGACCTTCCCGCCGTCACCCGTGACGATCACGGACAGGTCGAAGGGACCGGGCACCCGGAGCGTGACGGCACCGTCCGGCAGCGGCACGTTCCCCCCGGCAACCAGCTCGTTCATGCAAGGACAACGCGAGGGCGACACCGTCAGGTTCCCGGCACGTCGGCACGGCGCCGGAGGTTCCTCCTCCGGACGGAGGGCCCCTGAGACCGGAGGCGGATCCGCGCCGGAAAAGCCGCGTATTAGCGTGGGGGTCACGGGAAAGCACAATTCACCGACAGGATCCGAGGTGCCCGGCAGATGGCAAGCCGCAGCGAGAGCCGTACCCAGCTCGTAGAGGGACTCATGGAGCGGTTCCCGCAGGTGCCGCGGGAGGCGGTGATCAAGGAGGACCTGCTCAGGGGCGGGATGGCGTTCGACGAGTCCGCGCTCAGCGACAACGAGGGCGGCGAGGTCAAGCCGAAGTCGTACTTCATCTTCTCCTTCGACCACAGCACCCTCCCCGAGCTCGGCGCCGCCGCCCTGCGCCGCCCGCCCGAGGAGATCGTCCTCACCGGCGGCCCGTACGACCTGCGCCGCACGGTCGTCTCGGTCCGCGTGAACCCCTCGTCGCCGTACCGCGTGGCGGCCGACGACGACGGCGTACTCGGGCTCTATCTGGACGGCGTACGCATCTCCGACGTGGGCCTGCCGCCGATGCCGGACTACTACCGGCACACGCTGGAGAACGGCAAGTCCGTGATGGAGGTGGCGCCCACCATCCAGTGGGGCTACCTCATCTACCTGACGGTCTTCCGGGTCTGCCAGTACTTCGGCGCCAAGGAGGAGTGCGGGTACTGCGACATCAACCACAACTGGCGCCAGCAGAAGGCGGCGGGCCGCCCCTACACCGGCGTGAAGCCGATGGACGAGGTCCTCGAAGCCCTCGCCATCATCGACAAGTACGACACGAACAAGTCGTCCACCGCGTACACGCTCACCGGCGGCGCCATCACCACAAAGCTTCAGGGCAAGGACGAGGCCGACTTCTACGGCCAGTACGCGAAGGCCATCGAGGAGCGCTTCCCCGGCCGCTGGATCGGCAAGGTCGTCGCCCAGGCCCTGCCCAAGGCGGACGTGCAGCGCTTCCACGACTACGGCGTGCGGATCTACCACCCCAACTACGAGGTGTGGGACCCGTATCTGTTCGAGCGCTACTGCCCCGGCAAGGAGCGCTACGTCGGCCGTGACGAGTGGCACCGCCGCATCCTGGACTCCGCCGACGTCTTCGGGCCGCGCAACGTCATTCCGAACTTCGTGGCGGGCGTGGAGATGGCGGAGCCGTTCGGGTTCAAGACGGTCGGTGAGGCCATCGACTCCACCACCGAGGGGCTGGAGTACTTCATGTCGCGCGGCATCACGCCCCGCTTCACCACGTGGTGCCCGGAGCCCACGACGCCGCTCGGCAAGGCGAACCCGCTGGGCGCCCCGCTGGAGTACCACGTACGTCTCCTGGAGGCGTACCGCGCGACGATGGAGTCCAACGGCCTGACGTCGCCGCCCGGTTACGGCCCCGCGGGGCCGGGACGCGCGGTCTTCTCCGTCTCCTCGTTCATGGACAGCCTGGCGGCCGACGAAGCCGCCCCCGAGGACCGCGTAGCGCTGTGAACCGCCGGTGGGGAGGGAATGCGCGCGTCACGCGCATTCCCTCCCCACCGATGAAACCGTCCGTCCCGCCCTCAGTGCCTTGGGTCAGCCGCCGACGTACCAGGTGAATCCACCGGAGGAAGCGGCCAGGGCGATCAGCACGATGAAAACAACCACGTCGACGATGCCGAGGATGACGGCTGCCTTGGCCATTCCCGTGTTGCCCGCCTTCTGACGCAGCGAGACAGCACCGAAGATGATGGCGAGCGGTCCGAGGATGAAGTTGAAGAGGAAGAGCCCGAAGATTCCGCAGACGAGCCCGGCTACCGCGAGACCACTCGTGCGGGTGCCTGACGCCGCTGACCGACTACCGTAAGCCGACATGACCACACTCCTTGGAGATCGCATTTCAGCCTTACGTGACGTGATTCCGAGTGCCCAAGGATTCCGTAGGTAATCAGCCACATGCCGCCCGACCCGCTTTCCGGAGGAAACGTGCAGCACCACCCCGTCACGGTAGTGACCGGCGGCAGCCGTGGCATCGGCGCGGCCATCTCCACCCGCCTCGCCGCGGACGGCCACCACATCGCCATCGGCTACCACTCCGATGCCGAGGCGGCGGAGAAGGCGGCCGAGAGCGTCCGCGCGGCGGGGGCGGGCGGCGCCCGCTGCGTCACCGTCCGCATGGACACCGCCGAAGAGACGGACGTCGACCGCCTCTTCGAGACCGCCGCCACGGAACTCGGCCCGGTCACGGGGCTGGTGAATAACGCGGGGATCGGCGCCCCGGTGGGCCCTCTCGCGGAGGCCGACGCCGCCGCCATGCGCCGGGCGCTGGACGTGAACGTACTCGGCTACCTCCTCTGCGCCCGCCGCGCGATCCGC
This region includes:
- a CDS encoding SDR family oxidoreductase, with protein sequence MPPDPLSGGNVQHHPVTVVTGGSRGIGAAISTRLAADGHHIAIGYHSDAEAAEKAAESVRAAGAGGARCVTVRMDTAEETDVDRLFETAATELGPVTGLVNNAGIGAPVGPLAEADAAAMRRALDVNVLGYLLCARRAIRDMKRTGAGGGIVNISSAAATLGAPGEYVHYAAAKGAVDTITVGLSKEVAADGIRVNAVAPGVIWTEFHADPERPGKLAAGIPLGRAGDPDEIAAAVAWLLSDEASYATGTILRVAGGR
- a CDS encoding radical SAM protein; its protein translation is MASRSESRTQLVEGLMERFPQVPREAVIKEDLLRGGMAFDESALSDNEGGEVKPKSYFIFSFDHSTLPELGAAALRRPPEEIVLTGGPYDLRRTVVSVRVNPSSPYRVAADDDGVLGLYLDGVRISDVGLPPMPDYYRHTLENGKSVMEVAPTIQWGYLIYLTVFRVCQYFGAKEECGYCDINHNWRQQKAAGRPYTGVKPMDEVLEALAIIDKYDTNKSSTAYTLTGGAITTKLQGKDEADFYGQYAKAIEERFPGRWIGKVVAQALPKADVQRFHDYGVRIYHPNYEVWDPYLFERYCPGKERYVGRDEWHRRILDSADVFGPRNVIPNFVAGVEMAEPFGFKTVGEAIDSTTEGLEYFMSRGITPRFTTWCPEPTTPLGKANPLGAPLEYHVRLLEAYRATMESNGLTSPPGYGPAGPGRAVFSVSSFMDSLAADEAAPEDRVAL
- a CDS encoding DUF4190 domain-containing protein; this encodes MSAYGSRSAASGTRTSGLAVAGLVCGIFGLFLFNFILGPLAIIFGAVSLRQKAGNTGMAKAAVILGIVDVVVFIVLIALAASSGGFTWYVGG
- a CDS encoding CAP domain-containing protein, with product MNELVAGGNVPLPDGAVTLRVPGPFDLSVIVTGDGGKVAGDEDFVFYNQPATSGARLQGDTVTVDGRCLRAGASRVTVAVSPAEPGTPLGRLPGIALQVHGPGGRLVARFTPPRPDRETVLLLAEIYRRGPGWKLRALGQGYADGLAGVARDFGVDVAEDEAPQSAAASRARPSSPSGAGPGAAFGAWPSGASGAGPGTAFGARPSGASGAGPGAAFGAGSGGASGAGPGTASGAGSGGAYGAGPGAAFGAGSGGASGARSGAPSGQRLSGPPGRPLIPSGRSAPAGPAVSSGPPGPDGFLPLVNASRASAGAPPVSLDARLTAAAHAHAAGMAARSTLSSEHADGTSLYQRVVAGGYAYLAIGEHLVSGPRTAAEFVEYCLSGEQSRRTVHGRTYTQVGVAHAADARSGDVYWTALWASPFTAQGLAEWANAVLRLTNAERAAAGLRPLSPDPLLTVAAQNHSADMIARAFYAHTSPDGGEPWHRASAAGSRHRAIGENIACGQRTPAEVVDGWMNSPGHRANILKPSFTHLGVGYAGGGSAGTYWTQLFGG